The genomic window GCACACCCTCGTCGGTGTCGAAGACGACCGGGTCGCCCTTGCGCTGCGGGACCTCCACGGCGACGACCTCGTCGGCGAACTTGCCCTCCGACCAGGCCTTGGCGGCCTTGGCGTGGCTCGCAGCGGCGAAGGCGTCCTGCTCCTGGCGGGAGAACTCGGAGTTGTCGGCGTTCTTGGCCTCGGTCAGCGAGCCCATCGCCTGGTCGGTGATGATGTCGTGCAGGCCGTCGTAGGCCATCGAGTCCTTCAGCTTGGTGTCGCCGTACTTGATGCCCTCGCGGCTCTTGGGCAGCAGGTGCGGGGCGTTGGTCATCGACTCCTGGCCACCGGCGACGATGACGTCGAACTCGCCGGCGCGGACGAGCTGGGCGGCCAGGGCGATCGCGTCCATGCCGGAGAGGCAGACCTTGTTGACGGTCAGCGCCGGCACGTTCTTCGGGATACCGCCCTTGATCGCGGCCTGGCGTGCGGGGATCTGGCCCTCACCGGCGGTGAGCACCTGGCCCATGATCACGTAGTCGACCTGCTCGCCCGAGATACCGGCCTTCTCCAGGGCCCCCTTGATGGCGAAGCCACCGAGGTCGGACCCGGAGAAACCCTTGAGGGAGCCGCTCATGCGGCCCATCGGGGTGCGGGCCCCGGCAACGATGACGGACACGGGACGCTCGGACATGTGGATGCCTCCAACATTCGTGGGGTGCGCGGCACCGGAGCGACACCGCGTGTGTTGTCTCGATTCTATCGACGCGGACGAAGGGAGGGCAGGCCCCCGGACGGTGGGGCAGGCCACAACCGCGAGGCAACGAGTACACCACCGGCGTGGCGGGGGTGGCGGGTGGTGGCCCGACTCAGGGAGTGCCCTTCGAGGCTCCTTCGTCGCACCTCAGGATCCGGGACCGCGTCATCCCCGCTGCCCGGGCACCGGCGGTGGTGGGCCTCACAGGGCGATGGGCTCCCCTTGCGGGAGTCGCGTCAATAGGCTGCGACGCATGACTGATCTTTTCACCGCCATCGATCACGTCGGTGTCGCCGTGCCCGACCTCGACGACGCGATCGCCTTCTACCGGGACTCCCTGGGCATGGAGCTCGCGCACGAGGAGACCAACGAGGAGCAGGGCGTGCGGGAGGCGATGATGCGCGTCGGCGACTCCGGGTCGTGCATCCAGCTGCTCGCGCCGCTGTCCCCCGAGTCGACGATCGCGAAGTTCCTCGACCGCAACGGCCAGGGCATGCAGCAGCTCGCCTACCGCGTCGAGGACATCGACGCGGTCTGCGCGACCCTGCGCGAGCGCGGCCTGCGTCTGCTCTACGACACCCCCAAGCGCGGGACGAGCAATTCCCGGGTGAACTTCATCCATCCCAAGGACGCCCGCGGCGTCCTCGTCGAGCTCGTGGAGCCCGATCAGACCGGGGCCCGGGCCCACTGAGCCCTCATCCCCCTTCGCCCCGGGGTGTGGGCCCGCCCCACGAGCCCGGCGTGTGAAGTCAGTCATGGCACCGTCCCAACGGCGCCGCGACCCCCTTAAGTTGCACGCAGTGACTGTCGCCCCGACGGCAGCTGACCGACCGACCCCACGAGGCCGAGGAGCCCACCCACATGGCAATCGACCAGATCCGCGACGCGATCCTCTCCGGTGACCGGAGCGAGGAGACCTACGCGAACCTCCCCCTCCCGCAGACCTACCGCGCCGCGACCGTCCACAAGGCCGACGCCGACATGTTCGAGGGACTGGCCAGCCGCGACAAGGACCCGCGCAAGTCGCTGCACATCGACGACGTCGAGATCCCCGAGCTCGCCCCGGACGAGGCGCTCGTGGCGGTCATGGCCAGCGCGATCAACTTCAACACCGTGTGGACCTCGATCTTCGAGCCGGTGTCGACCTTCTCCTTCCTCGAGCGCTACGGCAAGCTGAACAAGTACTCCAAGCGCCACGACCTGCCGTACCACGTCGTCGGCTCCGACCTGTCCGGCGTCGTGCTGCGCACCGGTGGCCACGTCTCCAAGTGGAAGCCCGGTCAGGAGGTCGTCGCGCACTGCCTGTCCGTCGAGCTCGAGGACGCCGACGGCCACGACGACACGATGATGGACCCGCAGCAGCGCATCTGGGGCTTCGAGACCAACTTCGGTGGCCTGGCCGAGCTGGCCATCGTCAAGGCCAACCAGCTGATGCCCAAGGCCGACCACCTCACCTGGGAGGAGTCCGCCTCCCCCGGTCTGGTCAACTCCACCGCCTACCGCCAGCTGATCTCCAAGAACGGCGCCTCGCTCAAGCTCGGTGACCGCGTGCTGATCTGGGGCGCGTCCGGTGGCCTGGGCTCCTACGCCGTCCAGATGGCGCTGGCCGCCGGCGCCGAGCCGATCTGCGTCGTCTCCTCCCCCGAGAAGGCCGAGATGTGCCGCGCCATGGGCGCCGAGCTGATCATCGACCGGCGCGCGGAGGGTTACCAGTTCTGGAACGAGGACGGCACCAAGCAGAACCCCAAGGAGTGGAAGCGCCTGGGCAAGAAGATCCGCGAGCTCACCGGCGGCCACGACGTGGACATCGTCTTCGAGCACCCGGGTCGTGAGACCTTCGGTGCCTCGGTCTACGTCGCGCGCAAGGGCGGCAAGATCGTCACCTGCGCCTCGACCTCGGGCTACATGCACGAGTACGACAACCGGTACCTGTGGATGAACCTCAAGAGCATCATCTCCAGCCACTTCGCCAACTACCGCGAGTCCTGGGAGGCCAACGCGCTCATCAGCCGCGGCCTGATCCACCCGACGCTGAGCCGCACCTACTCCCTCGACGAGGTCGGCCAGGCCACGCTCGACGTGCACCACAACAAGCACCAGGGCAAGGTCGGCGTGCTCACCCTCGCCCCCGAGGCCGGTCTCGGTGTCACCAACACCGAGAAGCGCGCCCGGTTCGTCAAGCAGATCAACCGCTTCCAGGACGCCTGACGCCCACGATTATCGGGTCACCCGCGAAACCCCGGGTGTGCATGAGTTTCATACTCCTGCACACCCGGGGTTTCTCTTGCAGAGGTGGGCGAAGGGAGGTTCAGCGGCCGTAGCGCCCGTGGTCGCGGGCCTTCCAGCACTTGCCGTGCCAGTGCCGGCGGTCGTCGACTCCCCCGAGGCCGTCGTCGGGCCAGACGACGACGTGCGGTGTGCCGGGGGCGATCTCGTGCGTGCACCCCGGGCAGGTGTAGCTGCGGGTCGAGCTGTGGCCACTCAGCTGGCGCACCACCCAGGAGCGCCCCATCCACGACTGCGTCGTCTGCGACCCCATGGCCCCCATCCGCAACGGGCGGTGCTCGTCACGACGACGGCGGTTGGAGCGAGGCATGCGCCCATCGTCTCCCGGCGCCGGCACGCGCACAAAAGGGACTCCCGAAGACCGACCCCCGACGAATCGGGGTGCTACTGCTCCGGGAGTCCCTTTTGTGCACAGGTGGTGCAGGCGTCAGTAGCTGCGGAAGCCCTCACCGGTCTTGCGGCCGAGCTTGCCTGCCGCCACGACCTCGCGCAGGAGCGGCGCCGGGGTGAGCGACTCGTGCCCGAACTCGGCGAGCAGTTCCTCCTCGATCGCCAGGGCGACGTCGTTACCGACGACGTCCAGCAGCGCGAAGGGTCCCATCGGGTAGCCGTAACCCGCGGTGATCGCGGCGTCGATCTCATCGAGGGAGGAGCCCGCCTCGTGCGCCTTGATGGCGTCGTTGAGGTAGGGGAAGAGCAGCGCGTTGACGATGAAACCGGCCCGGTCGGAGCAGCGGACGGGGACCTTGCGGGTGCGCTTGCACAGCTCGACGACCGTGTCCAGGACGTCCTGACCGGTGTGCTCCTGATCGATGACCTCCACGAGCTTCATCACCGGTGCGGGGTTGAAGAAGTGCATGCCGACGACGTCCTGCGGACGCTTCGTCCGGGCGGCCAGGTCGGCGATGGACAGCGAGGAGGTCGTCGTGGCGAGCACGGCACCGTCCTTGCAGATGCGGTCCAAGTCGGCGAAGAGCTGGTTCTTGATGCCGATCTCCTCGGCGATCGCCTCGACGACGAGGTCGACGTCGGCGAGGGACTCGCGCTCGAGGGACCCGGTGAGGCGGCCCAGGACCGCGTCGGCGTCGGCCTGCTCCATCCGGCCCTTGTCGACCTTGCGGGTGAGGTTCTTGGCGATCTTCGCGGCAACCGCGTCCACCTTCTCCTGGCTGCGGGCGACGTAGGTGACCGGGAACCCGCTGGTCGCGAAGACCTCGACCATGCCGGTGGCCATCGTGCCGGAGCCGACCACGCCGACGGCCTCGACCTCACGGGCCGCGCCGCCGCCGCCCGTGGAGGGGGTCAGGTCGTCGGCGACGACCTCGTCACCCTCATAGGTGTAGAAGCCCTTGCCGGCCGCCTTGCCGGTGCGGCCGTCGGCGATGAGCCGCTCGAAGGCCGCGTTCGGCTGGTGGCGCGGATCGCCGGTCTCGGCGAAGCGCGCGTCGAGGGCGTCGCGGACGGTCTCGAGGCCGAGCTCGTCGATGACGGTCAGGGGGCCTCTGGGCAGGCCGCACCCGAAGCGCATGCCGTTGTCGAGGTCCTCCCGGGAGGCATACTTCTCCTCGAACATCGAGGCCGCGTGGTTCAGGTACGGGAAGACGAGGACGTCGGCGAGAGAGGGCGATTCAGACATGTCTGGGAGTGTTGCAGTCCGGCCGGCCACCGGGTAGTGCGCAGCGGCGTGACAGTGGGCACAGGTGATCCGCGACACCGCACCCGATCCGGGACCGGTGGACCCGCTTGGGCCCTGCCCGCCGGGGTCGTAGGGTCAACCCCGTGCGAGTGGTGATTGCGACCTGCAGTGTCGAGTACGAGGGCCGGCTGAACGCCCACCTGCCCCTGGCGACCCGTCTGCTCATCGTCAAGGCGGACGGCTCCGTGCTCATCCACAGTGACGGCGGCTCCTACAAGCCGCTGAACTGGATGGCTCCCCCGTGCGCCATGGCCGAGGTGGAGCCCGACGAGACCCAGGCCAGCGAGGGCGTCGTCGCCGTGTGGAACGTCCAGCACGCCAAGACCGAGGACCACCTGCGGGTGCGCCTGCACGAGATCCACCACGACTCCTCCCACGAGCTGGGGGTGGACCCTGGCCTGGTCAAGGACGGCGTCGAGGCCCACCTGCAGAAACTGCTCGCCGAGCACATCGGGACCCTCGGCGAGGGCTACACCCTCGTGCGCCGGGAGTACATGACGGCCATCGGGCCGGTGGACATCCTGGCCAAGGACGCGAAGGGGGTCTCGGTCGCCGTGGAGATCAAGCGCCGCGGCGAGATCGACGGCGTCGAGCAGCTGACGCGCTATCTCGAGCTGATGAACCGCGACCCGGCGCTGCGGCCGGTCAACGGCGTCTTCGCCGCCCAGGTGATCAAACCCCAGGCGCGCACGCTCGCGCAGGACCGCGGCATCCGCTGCGTCACCCTCGACTACGACGAGCTGAAGGGCATCGACACGAGCATGCACCGCCTCTTCTGAGCCTCGCTGCGGGGCTCGGCCGCAGACGCTCCCTCCCCCTCAACCACCGGTGGTTGAGGTGCGAGGGACGAGCCGCGAAACCCCCTTGAGACTAGGCTGGCCACAGCAGCCGAGGGAAGGACGAGGCATGGCGACCACGCAGCCACTCCATCCCCCTTCGCTCGAACCGGACGCCGGTGACGTGCTGTCCTGGCTGGCCGACGAGCTCGGGATCGGGTGGGGCCTGCTCTGGGGCCTGGTCGTGCCGTTGCTCGTCCTGGCCGCCGTCGGTCTCGTCCTGACCGCACTGCTGTGGCGGCGGTACAGCCGCTCCCCCTCGAGCAGCACCGGCGCCGACGTCTTCCCGGGCCAGGTGGTCGCCCTGCGCTCGGCGGAGGGCAGCCACGGTCAGGTCTTCGTCGAGGGCAGCTGGTGGTCGGTACGCAGCGACGTGCCCCTGCGCCCCGGCCAGGACGTGCGGATCACCGCCGTGGAGCGGCTGGAGCTGCTCGTCGAACCCCTCGAGTCGTCGCGTGACAAGGAGGAGTCATGATCAACACCACCCTGATCGGTCTGGTGATCGCGGCCCTGGTCGTGATCTACATCGTCACCCGGGCGGTGAGAGTCATCACCGAGTACGAGCGGGCGGTGGTCTTCCGGCTCGGGCGCATCCAGGAAGCGAAGGGCCCGGGGATCATCATCGTCGCGCCCATCGTGGACAAGGTGAACA from Janibacter cremeus includes these protein-coding regions:
- the nucS gene encoding endonuclease NucS; this translates as MRVVIATCSVEYEGRLNAHLPLATRLLIVKADGSVLIHSDGGSYKPLNWMAPPCAMAEVEPDETQASEGVVAVWNVQHAKTEDHLRVRLHEIHHDSSHELGVDPGLVKDGVEAHLQKLLAEHIGTLGEGYTLVRREYMTAIGPVDILAKDAKGVSVAVEIKRRGEIDGVEQLTRYLELMNRDPALRPVNGVFAAQVIKPQARTLAQDRGIRCVTLDYDELKGIDTSMHRLF
- a CDS encoding acetyl-CoA C-acetyltransferase, translating into MSERPVSVIVAGARTPMGRMSGSLKGFSGSDLGGFAIKGALEKAGISGEQVDYVIMGQVLTAGEGQIPARQAAIKGGIPKNVPALTVNKVCLSGMDAIALAAQLVRAGEFDVIVAGGQESMTNAPHLLPKSREGIKYGDTKLKDSMAYDGLHDIITDQAMGSLTEAKNADNSEFSRQEQDAFAAASHAKAAKAWSEGKFADEVVAVEVPQRKGDPVVFDTDEGVRPETTAESLGKLRPAFAKEGTITAGSASQISDGAAAVVVMSKAKAQELGLDYLAEIGAHGVVAGPDSTLQAQPANAIEAALKKDGISVNDLDVVEINEAFAAVGLSSTKQLGLDPEKVNPNGGAIAMGHPLGMSGARITLALAHELKRRGGGTGAASLCGGGGQGDALIVRVPSA
- a CDS encoding NfeD family protein, producing the protein MATTQPLHPPSLEPDAGDVLSWLADELGIGWGLLWGLVVPLLVLAAVGLVLTALLWRRYSRSPSSSTGADVFPGQVVALRSAEGSHGQVFVEGSWWSVRSDVPLRPGQDVRITAVERLELLVEPLESSRDKEES
- the mce gene encoding methylmalonyl-CoA epimerase, whose product is MTDLFTAIDHVGVAVPDLDDAIAFYRDSLGMELAHEETNEEQGVREAMMRVGDSGSCIQLLAPLSPESTIAKFLDRNGQGMQQLAYRVEDIDAVCATLRERGLRLLYDTPKRGTSNSRVNFIHPKDARGVLVELVEPDQTGARAH
- a CDS encoding 3-hydroxyacyl-CoA dehydrogenase NAD-binding domain-containing protein is translated as MSESPSLADVLVFPYLNHAASMFEEKYASREDLDNGMRFGCGLPRGPLTVIDELGLETVRDALDARFAETGDPRHQPNAAFERLIADGRTGKAAGKGFYTYEGDEVVADDLTPSTGGGGAAREVEAVGVVGSGTMATGMVEVFATSGFPVTYVARSQEKVDAVAAKIAKNLTRKVDKGRMEQADADAVLGRLTGSLERESLADVDLVVEAIAEEIGIKNQLFADLDRICKDGAVLATTTSSLSIADLAARTKRPQDVVGMHFFNPAPVMKLVEVIDQEHTGQDVLDTVVELCKRTRKVPVRCSDRAGFIVNALLFPYLNDAIKAHEAGSSLDEIDAAITAGYGYPMGPFALLDVVGNDVALAIEEELLAEFGHESLTPAPLLREVVAAGKLGRKTGEGFRSY
- the ccrA gene encoding crotonyl-CoA carboxylase/reductase — protein: MDQIRDAILSGDRSEETYANLPLPQTYRAATVHKADADMFEGLASRDKDPRKSLHIDDVEIPELAPDEALVAVMASAINFNTVWTSIFEPVSTFSFLERYGKLNKYSKRHDLPYHVVGSDLSGVVLRTGGHVSKWKPGQEVVAHCLSVELEDADGHDDTMMDPQQRIWGFETNFGGLAELAIVKANQLMPKADHLTWEESASPGLVNSTAYRQLISKNGASLKLGDRVLIWGASGGLGSYAVQMALAAGAEPICVVSSPEKAEMCRAMGAELIIDRRAEGYQFWNEDGTKQNPKEWKRLGKKIRELTGGHDVDIVFEHPGRETFGASVYVARKGGKIVTCASTSGYMHEYDNRYLWMNLKSIISSHFANYRESWEANALISRGLIHPTLSRTYSLDEVGQATLDVHHNKHQGKVGVLTLAPEAGLGVTNTEKRARFVKQINRFQDA